Proteins encoded together in one Anaerobaca lacustris window:
- a CDS encoding serine hydrolase, whose product MSKLLTCSMLALCISGLAAGAVYPGGEWATKTPDEVGLDAGKLRAFSDYAGGFGCVVRHGYMVYTWGDPSRRTDVASAAKPLYTHFLLKAVAEGRIPSVDQVVSDWEPRLREINADLDHKDARITWRHMANQISCYGLAEEPGTAYAYNDWQMALLFDTLFVKVYGAAYDSVDDKVLRAQLTDRIGCQDDPSFMAFGTRDRPGRTAISPRDFARFGLLYLRGGRWKDEQLLPADLAAMAVTRPVPNSIPRAGVKAAEMIPDQRSIGSRQIPDNQTDHMGSYSWLWWINGIDREGRRHWPDVPIDAYGCFGHGGKRAMIILPGPDLIVSWNDTRVSGRDMENEALKRLIAAATHRDSR is encoded by the coding sequence ATGAGCAAGTTGCTTACATGTTCGATGCTGGCCTTGTGTATCAGCGGATTGGCCGCCGGAGCGGTGTATCCGGGTGGGGAGTGGGCGACGAAGACGCCGGATGAGGTGGGGCTGGATGCGGGCAAGCTCCGGGCGTTCAGCGACTATGCGGGCGGGTTCGGGTGCGTGGTGCGGCATGGGTACATGGTCTACACGTGGGGCGATCCGTCGCGACGGACGGATGTCGCGTCGGCGGCCAAGCCGCTGTATACGCACTTTCTGCTCAAGGCGGTCGCCGAGGGCAGGATTCCGAGCGTCGATCAGGTGGTGAGCGATTGGGAGCCACGACTGAGGGAGATCAACGCAGACCTGGACCACAAGGACGCGCGGATCACATGGCGTCACATGGCCAACCAGATCTCGTGTTACGGCCTGGCCGAGGAGCCCGGCACGGCGTACGCCTACAACGACTGGCAGATGGCGCTGCTGTTCGACACGCTGTTCGTCAAGGTCTACGGCGCCGCGTACGACAGCGTCGATGACAAGGTGCTACGCGCGCAACTGACGGACCGGATCGGCTGCCAGGACGATCCGAGCTTCATGGCCTTCGGAACGCGTGACCGTCCCGGACGGACGGCGATCTCGCCCCGCGATTTCGCCCGGTTCGGATTGCTGTATCTGCGGGGCGGCAGGTGGAAGGACGAGCAGCTTCTGCCCGCTGATCTGGCGGCGATGGCGGTGACCCGTCCGGTGCCCAACTCGATTCCGAGGGCGGGTGTGAAGGCCGCCGAGATGATCCCCGACCAGCGGTCCATTGGCTCGCGGCAGATTCCCGACAACCAGACCGACCACATGGGCAGCTATAGCTGGCTGTGGTGGATCAACGGGATCGATCGCGAGGGGCGGCGGCACTGGCCCGATGTGCCGATCGACGCCTATGGCTGTTTCGGCCACGGCGGCAAACGCGCGATGATCATCCTGCCGGGCCCCGACCTGATCGTCAGTTGGAACGACACCCGCGTTAGCGGTCGCGACATGGAGAACGAGGCCCTGAAGCGATTGATCGCTGCGGCGACGCACCGCGATTCGAGATAG
- the carB gene encoding carbamoyl-phosphate synthase large subunit, translating to MPKRADIRKIMIIGSGPIVIGQACEFDYSGTQACKALRNLGYEIVLVNSNPATIMTDPGMADATYIEPLTLETVTKIVAKERPDALLPNLGGQSGLNLSSELARAGVLDQYGVKIIGVQVDAIKRGEDRQAFKDTMIRLGIDMPRSLIANNMTEAEEAIEKIGLPCVIRPAYTMGGTGGGFAYNMEEFRAIAERGLSASFVGQILIEESVLGWEELELEVVRDSKNQMITVCFIENVDAMGVHTGDSFCTAPMLTIRADVQQRLQKHSYDIVEAIEVIGGTNVQFAHDPKTGRIVVIEINPRTSRSSALASKATGFPIALISSLLAGGLTMDEIPYWRDGTLEKYSPSGDYVVVKFPRWTFEKFEGLQDKLGTQMRAVGEVMSIGKTYKEAFQKSIRSREDGRYGLGFAKDYHHRSLEELMRLLTEPSSERQFIMYEALRKGADVQTLHETTYIKAWFIEQMKQLVELEETILGFKGKTLPDELLIQAKKDGFADRYLAMLLGLKEAKIREQRKKLGVVEGWHPVPVSGVENAAYYYSTYNAPDATTVSPNRKIMVLGGGPNRIGQGIEFDYCCVHAAFALRDEGIESIMVNCNPETVSTDYDTSNKLYFEPLTVEDVLSIYEKEKPDGIICQFGGQTPLNIAGELEAAGVKIIGTTPDTIDLAEDRDRFRQKMEKLGIPQPESGMASTQEQALEIAARIGYPLMVRPSFVLGGRAMEIVHDEEMLERYMQAAVDVSPERPILIDKFLENAIEAEADAIADGTDAFVPAVMEHIEEAGIHSGDSACVIPPTTIPQKHIDTICEYTRRIAVELKVVGLMNIQYAIHNDKVYILEANPRASRTVPLVSKVCGLSMARIATQIMLGKKLADLNLKQSKVPHYGVKESVFPFYFYPEVDPVLGPEMRSTGEVLGMADSFGLAFYKAEDAAQGRLPTSGTVLITVADKDKKAVVAVARQFAELGFRIKATGGTQEFLAKNGIEAEQAFKMYEQRPHIADEVMNGKIQLVINTPKGKASKTDDSYIRKAAIRYRVPYITTIAAALAAAKGIAAVRQNEPDVKSLQEYHAAIQ from the coding sequence ATGCCAAAGCGCGCCGACATCAGGAAGATCATGATCATCGGGTCCGGGCCCATTGTGATCGGGCAGGCATGTGAATTCGACTACTCGGGCACTCAGGCCTGCAAGGCCCTGCGAAACCTGGGGTACGAAATCGTCCTGGTCAATTCCAACCCGGCCACCATCATGACAGACCCTGGCATGGCCGACGCGACATACATCGAACCGCTCACGCTGGAGACCGTGACCAAGATCGTCGCCAAAGAACGTCCGGACGCCCTGCTGCCGAACCTGGGCGGCCAATCCGGACTCAATCTCAGCTCCGAGCTGGCGCGGGCCGGGGTACTCGACCAATACGGCGTCAAGATCATCGGGGTCCAGGTCGACGCCATCAAGCGAGGCGAGGACCGCCAGGCCTTCAAGGACACCATGATCCGGCTGGGGATCGACATGCCGCGAAGCCTGATCGCCAACAACATGACCGAGGCCGAGGAGGCCATCGAGAAGATCGGCCTGCCCTGCGTGATCCGCCCGGCCTACACCATGGGCGGGACCGGCGGAGGGTTCGCCTACAACATGGAAGAGTTCCGCGCCATCGCCGAGCGGGGGCTCAGCGCCAGTTTCGTCGGGCAGATCCTCATTGAGGAATCCGTTCTGGGCTGGGAGGAGCTGGAGCTCGAGGTCGTCCGCGACAGCAAGAACCAGATGATCACCGTGTGCTTCATCGAGAACGTCGATGCCATGGGCGTTCATACGGGCGACAGCTTCTGCACCGCGCCGATGCTCACGATCAGGGCCGACGTGCAGCAGCGTCTCCAGAAGCACTCCTACGACATCGTCGAGGCCATCGAGGTCATCGGCGGCACCAACGTTCAGTTCGCCCACGACCCCAAGACCGGACGGATCGTCGTCATCGAGATCAACCCGCGAACGAGCCGCTCGTCGGCCCTGGCCTCGAAGGCCACCGGTTTTCCCATCGCTCTGATCTCCTCCCTGCTGGCCGGCGGGCTGACGATGGACGAGATCCCCTACTGGCGGGATGGAACGTTGGAGAAGTACTCGCCTTCCGGCGACTACGTCGTCGTGAAGTTCCCACGATGGACGTTCGAGAAATTCGAAGGGCTCCAGGACAAGCTCGGCACCCAGATGCGGGCCGTCGGCGAGGTCATGAGCATCGGCAAGACCTACAAAGAGGCCTTCCAGAAATCGATTCGCTCCCGCGAGGACGGTCGCTACGGCCTGGGGTTCGCCAAGGACTACCACCACAGGAGCCTCGAAGAACTGATGCGTCTGCTGACCGAACCGTCCAGCGAGCGGCAGTTCATCATGTATGAGGCCCTGCGCAAGGGCGCCGACGTGCAGACCCTGCACGAAACCACCTATATCAAGGCATGGTTCATCGAGCAGATGAAGCAACTGGTCGAGCTCGAAGAGACAATCCTCGGGTTCAAGGGCAAGACGCTGCCCGACGAGCTGTTGATCCAGGCCAAGAAGGACGGGTTTGCCGACCGCTACCTGGCGATGCTCCTCGGACTGAAGGAGGCGAAGATTCGCGAGCAGCGCAAGAAGCTGGGCGTCGTCGAGGGCTGGCACCCCGTGCCCGTCAGCGGGGTCGAGAACGCCGCGTATTATTACTCGACGTACAATGCGCCGGACGCCACGACCGTCTCGCCGAACCGCAAGATCATGGTCCTCGGCGGCGGACCGAACCGGATCGGCCAGGGCATCGAGTTCGACTACTGCTGCGTCCACGCCGCCTTCGCCCTGCGCGACGAGGGCATCGAATCGATCATGGTCAACTGCAACCCGGAGACCGTCTCGACCGACTACGACACATCGAACAAACTCTACTTTGAGCCCCTGACGGTCGAAGACGTCTTGAGCATCTACGAGAAGGAGAAACCCGATGGCATCATCTGCCAGTTCGGCGGCCAGACCCCGCTGAACATTGCCGGCGAGCTCGAAGCGGCGGGCGTCAAGATCATCGGCACGACACCCGACACCATCGACCTGGCCGAAGACCGCGACCGATTCCGCCAGAAAATGGAAAAACTCGGGATTCCCCAGCCGGAAAGCGGCATGGCCAGCACGCAGGAGCAGGCCCTGGAGATCGCCGCCCGCATCGGCTATCCCCTCATGGTGCGCCCCTCCTTTGTACTGGGCGGCCGCGCCATGGAGATCGTGCACGACGAAGAGATGCTCGAACGCTATATGCAGGCGGCGGTCGACGTCTCGCCCGAGCGGCCCATCCTCATCGACAAGTTCCTGGAAAACGCGATTGAGGCCGAGGCCGACGCCATCGCCGACGGGACCGACGCCTTCGTGCCGGCCGTCATGGAGCACATCGAAGAGGCGGGCATCCACTCGGGCGACTCGGCCTGCGTGATCCCGCCGACGACCATTCCGCAGAAGCACATTGACACGATCTGTGAATACACCCGGCGGATCGCCGTCGAATTGAAGGTCGTCGGGCTGATGAACATTCAGTACGCGATCCACAACGACAAGGTGTACATCCTCGAAGCCAACCCGCGCGCCAGCCGCACGGTGCCCCTCGTGAGCAAGGTTTGCGGCCTGTCCATGGCGAGGATCGCCACACAAATCATGCTCGGCAAGAAGCTCGCCGACCTCAACCTCAAGCAGAGTAAGGTCCCGCACTACGGCGTCAAGGAGTCGGTCTTCCCGTTCTACTTCTATCCCGAGGTGGACCCCGTGCTCGGGCCAGAGATGCGTTCGACCGGCGAGGTCCTCGGCATGGCCGATTCCTTCGGCCTGGCCTTCTACAAGGCCGAGGACGCCGCACAAGGACGCCTGCCCACCAGCGGCACCGTCCTGATCACCGTGGCCGACAAGGACAAGAAGGCCGTCGTCGCCGTCGCCCGCCAGTTTGCCGAACTCGGGTTCCGGATCAAGGCGACCGGTGGCACCCAGGAGTTCCTGGCCAAGAACGGCATCGAGGCGGAGCAGGCGTTCAAGATGTACGAGCAGCGACCGCATATCGCCGACGAGGTGATGAACGGCAAGATCCAGCTTGTGATCAACACGCCCAAGGGCAAGGCCAGCAAGACCGACGACTCCTACATCCGCAAGGCCGCGATCCGGTACAGGGTCCCGTACATCACGACCATCGCTGCCGCCCTGGCCGCCGCCAAAGGCATCGCCGCCGTCCGACAGAACGAGCCCGACGTCAAGAGCCTGCAGGAATACCACGCCGCCATCCAGTAG
- a CDS encoding ferritin family protein — protein MGERFESVGAALDFAIGNEVEAHAFYRELAARTDVAAMRRVFEEFAAEELGHKAKLEAVQRGSRSVGAMNERVQSLGLADYLVESPPQAQMTYAEALILAMKKEKAAYRLYLDLAAAVDAGELAELFRSLAAEEARHKLRFEIEYDDVVLKEN, from the coding sequence ATGGGCGAACGATTCGAGAGCGTGGGGGCGGCGCTGGATTTTGCGATCGGTAACGAGGTCGAGGCGCATGCGTTTTATCGGGAGTTGGCGGCTCGCACGGACGTGGCGGCGATGAGGCGGGTGTTCGAGGAGTTTGCGGCTGAGGAGCTGGGGCATAAGGCGAAGCTGGAGGCGGTCCAGCGCGGGTCGCGGTCAGTCGGGGCGATGAACGAGCGGGTGCAGAGCCTGGGGCTGGCGGATTACCTGGTCGAGTCGCCGCCGCAGGCCCAGATGACGTATGCCGAGGCGCTGATCCTGGCGATGAAGAAGGAGAAGGCCGCCTACAGGCTCTATCTGGACCTTGCCGCCGCAGTGGACGCGGGCGAATTGGCGGAGTTGTTCCGCTCGCTGGCGGCCGAGGAGGCCAGGCACAAGCTGCGTTTTGAGATCGAGTACGACGACGTGGTGCTCAAGGAGAACTGA
- the lon gene encoding endopeptidase La — protein sequence MASYLNNLFIVDENDWLNDAMAKNAASVDDFIDTDETDGPEGDLGPQVPDVIGILPIRNTVAYPGTVTPLTVGRERSKALLADTRPNESLIGLLTQRNPNKDAPGFGDLYSVGTTASVLKIIKMPQGSVNIFVHGISRFKVVERIATEPYLKARIKVLSVKTRMTKQLQALMVSVRQSANRVVALSPNVPEEASVLLENIEDPSSLADFLAANLSMDLEKKQQLLAELDPARRLEEISVILAHQLEVLELSHKIQGRVRDSIDKSQREYFLQEQLKAIQSELGQQDMRTEELREVRQNIAKAKMPKAVETEALRELDRLSKIPAASPEYSVIRTYLDWVCELPWAVQTEDRIDIGQAERILNRDHYDLTKVKKRILEFLAVRKLNPTGKSPILCFIGPPGVGKTSLGKSIARSMGRKFVRISLGGIRDEADIRGHRRTYIGALPGRIMQELRKCHSRNPVFMLDELDKIGADFRGDPASALLEVLDPEQNSSFNDHYLDQPFDLSAVMFIGTANYTEPIPPALFDRMEVIELPGYTETEKLRIAKRYLIPRQLKEHGLKKTQLTFKDEAVLATVNRYTREAGVRNLERHIAAICRAVVTEIAKGAKRRATIGARDLAAILGPARHESELALRTGVPGVATAMAYTPVGGELLFIESAAMPGKGQLQLTGHIGDVMKESAQAAFSLVKANAGRFGLDESQFAKTDYHIHVPAGAIPKDGPSAGVAMFTSLVSLLLRKPTRPEVAMTGEITLRGLVMPIGGLKEKVLAAKQAGIKTVLLPTRNKKDVPEIPSEAKKGMQFVFIRNVEEAIKAALDTD from the coding sequence ATGGCAAGCTATTTGAACAATCTCTTCATCGTCGATGAGAACGACTGGCTCAACGATGCAATGGCAAAGAACGCAGCGTCTGTGGACGATTTCATCGACACGGACGAGACGGACGGCCCCGAAGGCGATCTGGGCCCGCAGGTCCCCGACGTGATCGGCATTCTCCCGATCCGCAACACGGTGGCCTACCCCGGGACGGTCACACCGCTGACGGTGGGGCGCGAGCGGAGCAAAGCCCTGCTGGCGGACACGCGACCGAATGAGTCGCTCATCGGCCTCTTGACCCAGCGCAATCCGAACAAGGACGCGCCGGGCTTCGGCGACCTCTACTCCGTCGGGACCACCGCCTCGGTGCTGAAGATCATCAAAATGCCCCAGGGCTCGGTCAACATCTTCGTCCACGGCATCTCCCGATTCAAGGTCGTCGAGCGGATCGCCACCGAGCCCTACCTGAAGGCCCGGATCAAGGTGCTGAGCGTCAAGACGAGGATGACCAAACAGCTTCAGGCCCTGATGGTCAGCGTCCGCCAGAGCGCCAATCGCGTCGTGGCGCTGAGCCCGAACGTGCCGGAAGAGGCCTCCGTGCTGCTGGAGAACATCGAAGACCCCTCCTCGCTGGCCGACTTTCTCGCGGCCAATCTCAGTATGGACTTGGAAAAGAAGCAGCAACTCCTGGCCGAACTGGACCCGGCCAGGCGACTTGAAGAGATCTCCGTGATCCTCGCCCACCAGCTCGAGGTGCTCGAGCTGAGCCATAAGATCCAGGGCCGCGTCCGCGACTCGATCGACAAGAGCCAGCGTGAGTATTTCCTCCAGGAGCAGCTCAAGGCCATCCAGTCCGAGCTGGGCCAGCAGGATATGCGCACCGAGGAACTCAGGGAGGTGCGACAGAACATCGCCAAGGCGAAGATGCCCAAGGCGGTGGAGACCGAAGCGCTTCGCGAGTTGGACCGGCTCAGCAAGATCCCGGCCGCCTCGCCCGAGTACAGCGTCATCCGCACCTACCTCGACTGGGTCTGCGAACTGCCCTGGGCCGTCCAGACGGAGGACCGCATCGACATCGGCCAGGCCGAGCGCATCCTCAACCGCGACCATTACGATCTGACCAAGGTCAAGAAGCGTATCCTGGAATTTCTTGCGGTGCGAAAGCTCAACCCGACGGGCAAGAGCCCCATCCTCTGCTTCATCGGCCCGCCCGGCGTCGGCAAGACCTCGCTCGGCAAGTCCATCGCCCGATCGATGGGCCGTAAGTTCGTCCGCATTTCGCTCGGCGGCATCCGCGACGAGGCCGACATTCGAGGCCACCGGCGGACGTACATCGGCGCCCTGCCCGGACGCATCATGCAGGAATTGCGCAAGTGCCACAGCCGCAACCCTGTCTTCATGCTCGACGAGCTGGACAAAATCGGCGCCGACTTCCGAGGCGACCCGGCCAGCGCCCTGCTCGAAGTGCTTGACCCCGAACAGAACAGCAGTTTCAACGACCACTATCTCGATCAGCCGTTCGACCTGTCGGCGGTGATGTTCATCGGGACCGCCAACTACACCGAGCCGATCCCGCCGGCCCTGTTTGACCGCATGGAGGTCATCGAGCTTCCCGGCTATACCGAGACCGAGAAACTCCGCATCGCCAAACGGTACCTCATCCCCAGGCAACTCAAAGAGCATGGGCTCAAGAAGACCCAGTTGACCTTCAAGGACGAGGCCGTCCTCGCAACAGTCAACAGATACACCCGCGAGGCGGGCGTACGCAACCTGGAGCGGCACATCGCCGCCATCTGTCGCGCGGTCGTGACGGAGATCGCCAAAGGCGCCAAACGACGCGCGACGATCGGGGCCAGGGACCTGGCGGCCATTCTGGGCCCGGCCCGGCACGAGTCGGAACTGGCCCTGCGGACCGGCGTCCCCGGCGTCGCCACCGCGATGGCCTACACCCCCGTCGGCGGCGAGTTGCTGTTCATCGAGTCGGCCGCCATGCCCGGCAAGGGACAACTGCAACTGACCGGCCACATCGGCGACGTGATGAAGGAGAGCGCCCAGGCCGCCTTCTCTCTCGTCAAGGCCAACGCCGGGCGGTTCGGCCTCGACGAATCGCAGTTCGCCAAGACCGACTACCACATCCACGTCCCCGCCGGGGCCATTCCCAAGGACGGTCCCAGCGCCGGCGTCGCCATGTTCACCTCGCTCGTCAGTCTCCTGCTGCGAAAACCCACACGACCCGAGGTCGCCATGACGGGCGAAATCACCCTGCGCGGGCTCGTGATGCCGATCGGCGGACTCAAGGAGAAGGTCCTGGCCGCCAAACAGGCGGGCATCAAGACCGTCCTGCTGCCGACACGCAACAAGAAGGATGTCCCGGAGATCCCGAGCGAGGCCAAGAAAGGCATGCAATTCGTCTTCATTCGCAATGTCGAGGAAGCGATCAAGGCCGCGCTCGACACCGACTGA